A section of the Gallus gallus isolate bGalGal1 chromosome 4, bGalGal1.mat.broiler.GRCg7b, whole genome shotgun sequence genome encodes:
- the SMIM9 gene encoding uncharacterized protein SMIM9 isoform X2, whose amino-acid sequence MASGVPTSLQRQRYRHRCARGRACVTPDLPPPWEPYKKRPSPRAQLTVTAQLCEAMTLRAVLFLIAVLTALFCQHVSKHKPTSQLGGVMRRMRLTHHPGRYLDNTWKVPLRAQEGEGSGQVIQRVRRSWLADYLGDVWFHFSESFPIAVLYIFPVTVLILLFLCCFTVGME is encoded by the exons aTGGCTTCTGGGGTGCCTACCTCTCTGCAGCGACAGCGGTATCGCCACCGGTGTGCCAGAGGCCGTGCCTGTGTTACCCCTGATCT GCCTCCTCCCTGGGAGCCCTACAAAAAAAGACCAAGCCCCAGGGCTCAGCTGACAGTCACTGCTCAGCTGTGTGAGGCCATGACCCTGCGAGCTGTCTTGTTCCTGATCGCCGTGCTGACCGCCTTATTCTGCCAACACGTCTCCAAGCACAAGCCCACCTCCCAGCTGGGCGGGGTGATGCGGAGGATGAGGCTGACACACCACCCGGGGAGATACCTGGACAACACGTGGAAGGTCCCTCTTCGTGcacaggagggggaaggctcAGGCCAGGTGATCCAGC GTGTCCGTCGCTCCTGGCTGGCGGACTACCTGGGCGACGTGTGGTTTCACTTCTCGGAGAGCTTCCCCATCGCCGTCCTGTACATCTTCCCCGTCACCGTGCTGATCCtgctcttcctctgctgcttcac GGTAGGTATGGAGTGA
- the SMIM9 gene encoding uncharacterized protein SMIM9 isoform X3: protein MTLRAVLFLIAVLTALFCQHVSKHKPTSQLGGVMRRMRLTHHPGRYLDNTWKVPLRAQEGEGSGQVIQRVRRSWLADYLGDVWFHFSESFPIAVLYIFPVTVLILLFLCCFTYVCTLHTPWCSRSQCPLSQYKAAGRSCSLGSSCFLG, encoded by the exons ATGACCCTGCGAGCTGTCTTGTTCCTGATCGCCGTGCTGACCGCCTTATTCTGCCAACACGTCTCCAAGCACAAGCCCACCTCCCAGCTGGGCGGGGTGATGCGGAGGATGAGGCTGACACACCACCCGGGGAGATACCTGGACAACACGTGGAAGGTCCCTCTTCGTGcacaggagggggaaggctcAGGCCAGGTGATCCAGC GTGTCCGTCGCTCCTGGCTGGCGGACTACCTGGGCGACGTGTGGTTTCACTTCTCGGAGAGCTTCCCCATCGCCGTCCTGTACATCTTCCCCGTCACCGTGCTGATCCtgctcttcctctgctgcttcacGTACGTGTGCACGTTGCACACCCCCTGGTGCTCCCGTTCTCAGTGCCCGCTGTCCCAGTAcaaggcagcagggaggagctgcTCCTTGGGCTCCTCGTGTTTTTTAGGGTAG
- the SMIM9 gene encoding uncharacterized protein SMIM9 isoform X1 yields the protein MASGVPTSLQRQRYRHRCARGRACVTPDLPPPWEPYKKRPSPRAQLTVTAQLCEAMTLRAVLFLIAVLTALFCQHVSKHKPTSQLGGVMRRMRLTHHPGRYLDNTWKVPLRAQEGEGSGQVIQRVRRSWLADYLGDVWFHFSESFPIAVLYIFPVTVLILLFLCCFTYVCTLHTPWCSRSQCPLSQYKAAGRSCSLGSSCFLG from the exons aTGGCTTCTGGGGTGCCTACCTCTCTGCAGCGACAGCGGTATCGCCACCGGTGTGCCAGAGGCCGTGCCTGTGTTACCCCTGATCT GCCTCCTCCCTGGGAGCCCTACAAAAAAAGACCAAGCCCCAGGGCTCAGCTGACAGTCACTGCTCAGCTGTGTGAGGCCATGACCCTGCGAGCTGTCTTGTTCCTGATCGCCGTGCTGACCGCCTTATTCTGCCAACACGTCTCCAAGCACAAGCCCACCTCCCAGCTGGGCGGGGTGATGCGGAGGATGAGGCTGACACACCACCCGGGGAGATACCTGGACAACACGTGGAAGGTCCCTCTTCGTGcacaggagggggaaggctcAGGCCAGGTGATCCAGC GTGTCCGTCGCTCCTGGCTGGCGGACTACCTGGGCGACGTGTGGTTTCACTTCTCGGAGAGCTTCCCCATCGCCGTCCTGTACATCTTCCCCGTCACCGTGCTGATCCtgctcttcctctgctgcttcacGTACGTGTGCACGTTGCACACCCCCTGGTGCTCCCGTTCTCAGTGCCCGCTGTCCCAGTAcaaggcagcagggaggagctgcTCCTTGGGCTCCTCGTGTTTTTTAGGGTAG